A DNA window from Temnothorax longispinosus isolate EJ_2023e unplaced genomic scaffold, Tlon_JGU_v1 HiC_scaffold_728, whole genome shotgun sequence contains the following coding sequences:
- the LOC139824971 gene encoding uncharacterized protein isoform X2, with translation MAQPTDKRTIFVCDNCDAVLEGSAAAKTHYYNCTMRDSETQGETEGLHASSQSSPEIPENDQKELLITEVFCREPLWNTLLPYSERHYKTTSALWNEVDVILGVQDGYSQKTFKTLRDRFVRLLGEESKSKRSGSAASNTVEWKYFSQLEFLRPSVEYRPVL, from the exons GTCTGTGATAACTGTGATGCAGTTCTAGAAGGCAGCGCAGCTGCCAAAACGCATTATTATAACTGTACGATGCGTGACAGCGAAACACAAGGCGAAACAGAAGGCTTGCATGCTTCAAGCCAATCAAGTCCTGAAATTCCTGAAAACGATCAAAAAGAACTGCTTATCACTGAAGTTTTCTGTAGAGAGCCTTTGTGGAATACACTACTGCCGTACAGTGAAAGACATTATAAAACAACGTCAGCATTGTGGAATGAAGTTGACGTAATTTTAG GTGTACAGGATGGATATAgtcaaaaaacatttaaaacattaagaGATCGCTTTGTCAGACTGCTGGGTGAAGAAAGTAAATCCAAGCGCAGTGGCAGTGCTGCAAGCAATACAGTTGAATGGAAGTACTTCTCGCAGCTGGAATTTCTTCGCCCTAGCGTAGAATATAGACc AGTCCTGTAG